The nucleotide sequence GGTCCATCCAGTGAAAGGCGGTTCGACCGTCTTCACGGCGATGCAGCAAAAGCGAACGAGGAGAAAAACAATGGCTGATGCGCGACCTTCCGTTCTTTCGAAGTTGCCCGGAATCTCCTTCGCCACCCTGGCGGCCACCGGCGAGACGATCGCGATTTGCCGCGGCGAACCGAATTACTACCGGGTGGAGAGCACCCGAACGGCCGACGAGCTCAACGCGTTGTACGGCGTGAGCCAGGCGCAGGCCCGGGCGATGCTGGCCGGGGTGATGCAGGGCTGGGACGCGCCGCAGGTCGATCCCGCGCGCTACGAGGAGGATGCCGGGAAGGCAACCGAAGCGCGCTCGCGTCCCGCGTAGCTCCGCAACCGCGGGGCAAGCGCGGCTCGACGCGCCCGCCGGCGCGGGAAGCGGCCGAGGTTCATTTCCACCCTCACATGCCGGTCATTGTTCGCCCCGACCAACGATCCGTAGCGGCTTCACCGCGCGACTGAACCGCGCGACCGCAGGCTTGTCTTTTACGAATGCGATCCCTTTCGACGGTGGCCGCCGCGACGCCAGCGGCCTCCGTCTACGGATCGGACTCCCGCCGGCTCGAGTCCCGGAGCGGCGGGGCCGCGCGGCCGTTCGCGAAGCCCGGTTACGACGGACGGAGATACGGCCGGACACGTTCGGTCCGTCGGAACGCGAAGGAGCGCTGGCATGCCACCCGACTCGGATCATCGCGGTTACACGGAGTGGAGGAGGAACGCGCGCCGGGCGGTCACGGGCGCGTTAGGTCTCGTCCTGACTGCGCTGTGTCTTCCCGCTCCCGCCCAGACGCCGGGAGGCTACGCGGGAATCGGGTTCGGGCGATCGTCGGTCGATATCGACGGCGGCGCCCTGGAGCAGAATCTGCTCGACTTCGCCGCCGCGGAAGGCGTGGCCATCGCCTCGAGCTCCTCGAGCGACGACGGAACGGACACCAGCGTCAAACTCTTCCTGGGGTATCGCTTCAACCGGTATTTCGGAATCGAAGGGGCCTTCGTGGACCTCGGCGATTTCGACGCGAGCGCCTCCGCCACGGACGCCGCCTTCGGCGACACGTTGACCGTCCGTACCGAGCTCGATTTCTTCGCCTTTTCGTTCGCCGGCCTCGCCCATCTCCCGGTAAGCCGCTCGTTTTCGGTCTACGGCAAGTTCGGTTTTTATGCCTGGGACCTCGACCTGACGGAGCGCGTGCGTCTGCCCGGCTTCGCTACCTCCACGGCGCGGGCGAGCGACGACGGGAGCGACTTCGTGTACGGCGCGGGCCTCGAATGGGACATCGGCCGGCAGTTCGCGGTGCGCGCGGAATGGGAGCGCTACAACGAGGTGGGCGAAGGCTCCCTCGCCGGCGAGGACGATATCGACGTGGTCGGCGTGAGCGGACTCTTCCGCTGGTAGCGATCTAGCGCCGGCCGGGAACGACATGCCGCCACCCGCGTCCCAAGGTGGCGGGCCCGGCGGATGGCGACGGCGATGGCGAACGGATCACGGGGCCCGCGTTCGAGCGGGGTGCCGGAGCGGGCATCGCCCGGCCGACCCGAGGTGCCGGACGCGACGCCGCCGGAGGCGGGCGGGTCGCGGCGGCGAAGCCGCGCTTCCCGTCGAGTACGCCTGTCGAGTGCCGCGGACGGTTGCCGCCGTC is from Sulfurifustis variabilis and encodes:
- a CDS encoding porin family protein gives rise to the protein MPPDSDHRGYTEWRRNARRAVTGALGLVLTALCLPAPAQTPGGYAGIGFGRSSVDIDGGALEQNLLDFAAAEGVAIASSSSSDDGTDTSVKLFLGYRFNRYFGIEGAFVDLGDFDASASATDAAFGDTLTVRTELDFFAFSFAGLAHLPVSRSFSVYGKFGFYAWDLDLTERVRLPGFATSTARASDDGSDFVYGAGLEWDIGRQFAVRAEWERYNEVGEGSLAGEDDIDVVGVSGLFRW